A portion of the Kineosporia corallincola genome contains these proteins:
- a CDS encoding YihY/virulence factor BrkB family protein, with protein MSETSTPPKTPTSLLDRAKNSVPWRAWQRYGKARGGVLAGGMAYAAFFSIFPALAVGFTVFGMVVGDDTSMQNSVIDAVNDGVGTTVISPVGGSGGIVSMDTLTGSSELTIAGIIGLVGFLFTGLGWLDAMREGMRAMFGQPTLEGNFVFTKGRDLGVLVSIGLLMLVSAVAGIFVSASTGVLLGWIGIDEGSTIGRVVLGCAGTLLVLGVDILIFMLLFRLLSGVLLPSHDLWDAALFGGIGLGILKLLSGVLLNGASENKFLATAGVALILLVWLNLVCRLTLVAAAWGATVAVDRGHLADVAALPESTITVRTSLAGLASASRPAASANPAAAGVRTAVPVPPAPYSPVVSPRAADRVSIAAGAVLGAAGLLAARTAAGAVRSVGSVFRRDDD; from the coding sequence GTGAGCGAGACGAGCACCCCGCCGAAGACGCCGACCAGCCTGCTCGACCGGGCCAAGAACTCGGTGCCCTGGCGCGCCTGGCAGCGCTACGGCAAGGCCCGCGGCGGCGTGCTGGCGGGCGGCATGGCGTATGCGGCGTTCTTCTCGATCTTTCCCGCGCTGGCCGTCGGCTTCACCGTGTTCGGCATGGTCGTGGGCGACGACACGAGCATGCAGAACAGCGTGATCGACGCGGTGAACGACGGCGTGGGCACCACCGTGATCAGCCCGGTCGGCGGCAGTGGCGGCATCGTCTCGATGGACACCCTGACCGGCTCCAGCGAGCTCACCATCGCCGGCATCATCGGTCTGGTCGGGTTCCTGTTCACCGGCCTGGGCTGGCTCGACGCGATGCGCGAGGGCATGCGCGCGATGTTCGGGCAGCCCACTCTGGAGGGCAATTTCGTCTTCACCAAGGGCCGCGACCTCGGGGTGCTGGTCAGCATCGGCCTGCTGATGCTGGTGTCGGCGGTGGCCGGCATCTTCGTCAGCGCCTCCACCGGCGTGCTACTCGGCTGGATCGGTATCGACGAGGGCTCGACGATCGGCCGGGTGGTGCTGGGCTGCGCCGGCACATTGCTGGTGCTCGGCGTCGACATCCTGATCTTCATGCTGCTGTTCCGGCTGCTGTCCGGGGTGCTGTTGCCCAGCCACGACCTGTGGGACGCCGCTCTGTTCGGCGGGATCGGCCTGGGCATCCTGAAGCTGCTGTCCGGGGTGCTGCTGAACGGGGCCTCGGAGAACAAGTTCCTGGCCACCGCGGGAGTGGCGCTGATCCTGCTGGTCTGGCTCAACCTGGTGTGCCGGCTGACGCTGGTGGCGGCCGCCTGGGGAGCCACCGTGGCGGTCGATCGCGGTCACCTGGCCGACGTCGCGGCGCTGCCCGAGTCCACCATCACCGTGCGCACCAGCCTGGCCGGCCTGGCCTCGGCGAGCCGCCCCGCCGCCTCGGCCAACCCGGCCGCGGCCGGTGTGCGCACCGCCGTCCCGGTGCCCCCGGCGCCGTACAGCCCGGTGGTCAGCCCCCGCGCCGCGGACCGGGTGTCGATCGCGGCCGGTGCGGTGCTCGGGGCCGCGGGTCTGCTGGCGGCCCGCACGGCGGCGGGAGCGGTCCGGTCGGTGGGCAGCGTGTTCCGGCGTGACGACGACTGA
- a CDS encoding D-alanyl-D-alanine carboxypeptidase family protein, whose translation MSSSYRSRHALRLIAATAVASGLTLGTVVAPGAALAAPSPSSTDSKSSTDGKKKFVLPEAESWVGGEDLIGTKTLTDLPAGVEQPPAPKSASWLIADLDTREILAAKNVHVPLAPASTLKIFTSLALAPELDTDQVYTGTTEDENIDGTRVGIVAGSRYTVDDLLHGLLMSSGNDCANALGNLVGGQSQATEMMRQKALEIGAFDTVVENTSGLDAKGQVSSAYDLALAGSQALENKQLAKIMTTQSYSFPDQGTSMGAKRKHYQTQNHNRLLGYLPGITGIKNGYTTSALGSNVASATYQGHSYIAVVMRTDGTVFTPVGDMLEWAFKNGQKANPVGTLVKPGELTAMTGPDVPASDGVVAGVAPTATSSPESTEAERLAGDDDSGDGDDLKAALTGTRSSDTRSVTRFWPLAAIAAVLFLLMVFGLRPLLASTRRSRSRGSRRRH comes from the coding sequence ATGTCCAGTTCCTACCGTTCCCGCCACGCGCTCCGGCTGATCGCCGCCACCGCCGTCGCCTCCGGTCTGACCCTGGGCACGGTGGTCGCGCCAGGTGCCGCGCTGGCAGCGCCCTCACCGTCGTCCACCGACAGCAAGTCGTCCACCGACGGCAAGAAGAAGTTCGTGCTGCCCGAGGCCGAGTCGTGGGTCGGTGGCGAAGACCTGATCGGCACCAAGACACTCACCGACCTGCCGGCCGGGGTGGAACAGCCCCCCGCGCCGAAGTCCGCGTCCTGGCTGATCGCCGATCTGGACACCCGCGAGATCCTGGCCGCCAAGAACGTGCACGTGCCGCTGGCCCCGGCCTCCACGCTGAAGATCTTCACCTCGCTGGCCCTGGCGCCCGAGCTGGACACCGACCAGGTCTACACCGGCACCACCGAGGACGAGAACATCGACGGCACCCGGGTGGGCATCGTCGCGGGCTCGAGGTACACGGTGGACGACCTGCTGCACGGGCTGCTGATGAGCAGCGGCAACGACTGTGCCAACGCCCTGGGCAACCTGGTCGGCGGGCAGAGCCAGGCCACCGAGATGATGCGCCAGAAGGCCCTGGAGATCGGCGCTTTCGACACGGTCGTCGAGAACACCAGCGGCCTCGACGCGAAGGGCCAGGTGAGCAGCGCCTACGACCTGGCGCTGGCCGGCTCGCAGGCGCTGGAGAATAAGCAGCTCGCGAAAATCATGACCACGCAGTCCTACTCGTTCCCCGACCAGGGAACGTCGATGGGTGCCAAGCGCAAGCATTACCAGACGCAGAACCACAACCGGCTGCTCGGCTACCTGCCCGGCATCACCGGCATCAAGAACGGTTACACCACCAGCGCCCTGGGCTCGAACGTCGCCAGCGCCACCTACCAGGGCCACAGCTACATCGCCGTGGTGATGCGCACCGACGGCACCGTGTTCACCCCCGTCGGCGACATGCTGGAGTGGGCGTTCAAGAACGGCCAGAAGGCCAACCCGGTGGGCACCCTGGTCAAACCCGGTGAGCTGACCGCGATGACCGGCCCGGACGTCCCCGCCTCCGACGGCGTGGTGGCGGGAGTGGCCCCCACCGCCACCAGCTCGCCGGAGTCCACCGAGGCCGAGCGGCTGGCCGGCGACGACGACAGCGGCGACGGTGACGACCTCAAGGCCGCACTCACCGGCACCCGGTCGTCCGACACCCGGTCCGTCACCCGGTTCTGGCCGCTGGCCGCCATCGCCGCGGTGCTGTTCCTGCTCATGGTGTTCGGGCTGCGCCCGCTCCTGGCGAGCACCCGCCGTTCCCGCTCCCGGGGTTCACGGCGTCGTCACTGA
- a CDS encoding glycosyltransferase family 4 protein — translation MQRASVVGSRAELDLLRADRAVPVVSRPVAGSAPGRLRVAIVAESFLPTGNGVTNSVCRVLEHLAAQGHEAVVICPGPAPRSFAGFEVITVPSFSYRQFPVGMPSSKVLRTLAGFRPDIVHLASPFVLGAVGVTAAGQLGIPTVAVFQTDVPAFASRHRMGMLAGTAWRWVRHIHTQADLTLAPSSAAMDELRDHAVPRLSLWQRGVDSDRFHPDRRETEAVQALRQRLAPDGEVLVGYVGRLATEKRVQRLAALNGMPGVRLVVTGDGPHRRALERALPGATFLGWQDGDDLADTFAALDVFVHTGTAETFGQTLQEAMASGVPVVAPAAGGPLDLVTPGVNGMLYGAEDDSGLRMNVAALASDPEQRRWMGAAGRIGVQRNTWELLGDELIGHYRAVLGTRAAVAS, via the coding sequence ATGCAGCGAGCGTCTGTGGTGGGGTCCCGTGCCGAGCTGGACCTGTTGCGTGCGGACCGGGCCGTCCCGGTCGTCTCCCGGCCGGTCGCCGGTTCCGCACCGGGCCGGCTCCGGGTCGCGATCGTCGCCGAATCGTTCCTGCCCACGGGCAACGGCGTCACGAACAGCGTCTGCCGGGTGCTGGAGCACCTGGCCGCCCAGGGCCACGAGGCCGTGGTCATCTGTCCCGGCCCGGCTCCCCGGAGCTTCGCCGGGTTCGAGGTGATCACCGTGCCGTCGTTCAGCTACCGCCAGTTCCCGGTCGGCATGCCCAGCTCCAAGGTGCTGCGCACGCTCGCCGGCTTCCGGCCGGACATCGTCCACCTTGCCTCCCCGTTCGTCCTGGGTGCCGTCGGAGTGACCGCGGCCGGGCAGCTGGGCATCCCCACGGTGGCCGTTTTCCAGACCGACGTACCGGCTTTCGCGTCGCGTCACCGGATGGGCATGCTGGCCGGCACCGCCTGGCGCTGGGTGCGGCACATCCACACCCAGGCCGACCTCACGCTGGCCCCCTCCAGCGCGGCGATGGACGAGCTGCGTGACCACGCGGTGCCGCGCCTGTCCCTGTGGCAGCGCGGGGTGGACAGCGACCGCTTCCACCCGGACCGCCGGGAGACGGAAGCGGTGCAGGCGCTGCGGCAGCGGCTGGCGCCGGACGGCGAGGTGCTGGTCGGCTATGTCGGCCGGCTGGCCACGGAGAAGCGGGTGCAGCGCCTGGCCGCGCTGAACGGGATGCCAGGCGTGCGGCTGGTGGTCACCGGCGACGGCCCGCACCGCAGGGCCCTGGAACGCGCCCTGCCCGGGGCCACGTTCCTCGGCTGGCAGGACGGCGACGACCTGGCCGACACCTTCGCCGCACTCGACGTGTTCGTGCACACCGGCACCGCGGAGACCTTCGGCCAGACCCTCCAGGAGGCGATGGCGAGCGGCGTCCCGGTGGTCGCCCCGGCGGCCGGCGGCCCGCTCGACCTGGTCACCCCCGGCGTCAACGGCATGCTCTACGGCGCGGAGGACGACTCCGGCCTGCGGATGAACGTGGCCGCCCTGGCGAGCGACCCGGAACAGCGCCGCTGGATGGGCGCGGCCGGCCGGATCGGCGTGCAGCGCAACACCTGGGAACTGCTGGGCGACGAGCTGATCGGGCACTACCGGGCCGTGCTCGGCACCCGCGCGGCCGTCGCGTCCTGA
- a CDS encoding mannose-1-phosphate guanylyltransferase, which yields MTDQASESSAALPGFWAIVPAGGAGTRLWPLSRQARPKFLLDLTGSGRTLLQQTWDRLLPLAGPGGITVVTGTAHAEAVTEQLPGLTGANLLTEPTPRDSAAAICLAAAVIARRDPDAVIGSFAADHVIRNASGFEKAVAEAVATARLGEIVTLGITPDHASTAFGYIRVGESLGLDDAPSACRVERFVEKPDAETARTYFDEGVYRWNAGMFVARADVLLAELERNRPELYAGVLRIAEAWDTDGRDAAVDEFWPQLEKVAIDYAIAEPAAEAGRVAVVPADLGWDDIGDWASLAALLPGDAALKVVGDAAQVLDVDSSGIAVPAGERLVAVLGLKDVVVIDTPSAVLVTTREWAQDVKKVVETLTQLGRHDLR from the coding sequence GTGACTGACCAAGCGAGTGAATCGTCTGCCGCCCTGCCCGGCTTCTGGGCCATCGTGCCCGCTGGTGGGGCCGGCACCCGGTTATGGCCGCTCTCCCGCCAGGCCCGTCCCAAGTTCCTGCTCGACCTCACCGGCTCCGGCCGCACCCTGCTCCAGCAGACCTGGGACCGGCTGCTGCCGCTGGCCGGCCCGGGCGGGATCACCGTGGTCACCGGTACCGCGCACGCCGAGGCCGTCACCGAGCAGCTGCCCGGCCTGACCGGCGCCAACCTGCTGACCGAGCCCACCCCCCGGGACTCCGCCGCGGCGATCTGCCTGGCCGCCGCCGTGATCGCGCGCCGCGACCCGGACGCGGTGATCGGCTCGTTCGCGGCCGACCACGTGATCCGCAACGCCTCCGGCTTCGAGAAGGCGGTGGCCGAGGCCGTCGCCACCGCGCGGCTGGGCGAGATCGTCACCCTGGGCATCACGCCCGACCACGCGTCCACCGCGTTCGGCTACATCCGGGTGGGCGAGTCACTCGGCCTCGACGACGCACCCTCGGCCTGCCGGGTGGAGCGGTTCGTGGAGAAGCCCGACGCCGAGACCGCGCGCACCTACTTCGACGAGGGTGTGTACCGCTGGAACGCGGGCATGTTCGTGGCCCGCGCCGACGTTCTGCTGGCCGAGCTGGAGCGCAACCGCCCCGAGCTGTACGCCGGGGTGCTGCGGATCGCCGAGGCCTGGGACACCGACGGGCGCGACGCCGCGGTGGACGAGTTCTGGCCGCAGCTGGAGAAGGTGGCCATCGACTACGCGATCGCCGAGCCCGCCGCCGAGGCCGGCCGGGTCGCCGTGGTGCCCGCCGACCTGGGCTGGGACGACATCGGTGACTGGGCCTCGCTGGCTGCCCTGCTGCCGGGCGACGCGGCGCTGAAGGTCGTGGGCGACGCCGCCCAGGTGCTCGACGTGGACTCCTCCGGCATCGCGGTGCCGGCCGGCGAGCGGCTGGTGGCGGTGCTCGGGCTGAAGGACGTCGTGGTGATCGACACCCCCTCCGCCGTGCTGGTGACCACCCGGGAATGGGCGCAGGACGTGAAGAAGGTGGTCGAGACGCTGACCCAGCTCGGGCGGCACGACCTGAGGTAG
- a CDS encoding methyltransferase domain-containing protein → MSPRSGTRARNDPAQYDDLTGEWWLPHGRFAALHWLARARAELIPRPPAPGAPLLDIACGAGLLQPYLTGRLAGWAHTGVDLSLLSLRQARVHGVRVLAADAARLPFADASFGCVVAGEVLEHLPDLPAAVAEICRVLKPGGTLVVDTLNDTRFCRVALVRIAEHLPGGPPPGIHDPALLVSPHRLAALLAGHGVRLGRPVGLRPAVGQYLAWLARRRDHVTMLPMSSVAGVYRATAIKDAA, encoded by the coding sequence TTGTCGCCACGGTCCGGCACCAGGGCACGCAACGACCCCGCGCAGTACGACGACCTGACCGGCGAGTGGTGGCTTCCGCACGGCAGATTCGCGGCGCTGCACTGGCTGGCCAGGGCACGGGCGGAGCTGATCCCGCGGCCGCCCGCCCCCGGCGCCCCGCTGCTCGACATCGCCTGCGGCGCCGGTCTGCTCCAGCCGTACCTGACCGGGCGGCTGGCCGGGTGGGCACACACCGGCGTGGACCTCTCGCTGCTGTCGCTGCGCCAGGCCCGGGTGCACGGGGTGCGGGTGCTGGCCGCGGACGCCGCCCGGCTGCCGTTCGCCGACGCCTCGTTCGGCTGCGTGGTCGCCGGTGAGGTGCTGGAGCACCTGCCCGACCTGCCGGCGGCGGTCGCCGAGATCTGCCGGGTGCTGAAACCCGGCGGCACGCTGGTGGTCGACACCCTGAACGACACCCGGTTCTGCCGCGTCGCCCTGGTCCGGATCGCCGAGCACCTGCCCGGCGGACCGCCGCCCGGCATCCACGACCCGGCCCTGCTGGTGTCGCCGCACCGCCTCGCCGCACTGCTGGCCGGGCACGGCGTGCGGCTCGGCCGGCCGGTCGGCCTGCGCCCGGCGGTCGGGCAGTACCTGGCCTGGCTGGCCCGGCGGCGCGACCACGTGACCATGCTGCCGATGTCGTCGGTCGCCGGGGTGTACCGGGCCACGGCGATCAAGGACGCCGCGTGA
- a CDS encoding type III polyketide synthase yields MSGLRGHRAVITGQGHAVPEPVPQEDIWREVFAPRLNHDRIAGHIFRSAGITTRHAGVDPRHTDVSGWSTGDRMRRYVTEARGLGGEAVTAALAQAGLSSSEIGFFVVVSCTGYATPGLDIMIADQLGMPLDVRRLLVGHMGCYAAIPGLQAAADFVRAQGLPAVLLCVELPSLHLQRSDDPADLQTVVSHALFADAAAALVIEPDAGAGLELLRTTAATVPGTEALMTWDVTAHGFRMGLSPKVPDVLAGQVAEATAELLTPFGHRAGDVAGWAVHPGGRRIVDVVQERLHLPAELAAPSREVLDRYGNCSSPTVLLVLESIRRGRRLESGDPVVLMAFGPGLTLCSALLRTVC; encoded by the coding sequence GTGAGCGGGTTGCGGGGGCACCGCGCGGTGATCACCGGGCAGGGTCACGCGGTGCCGGAACCGGTTCCGCAGGAAGACATCTGGCGCGAGGTGTTCGCGCCCCGGCTGAACCACGACCGGATCGCCGGGCACATCTTCCGCAGCGCCGGGATCACCACCCGGCACGCCGGCGTCGACCCGCGGCACACCGACGTCAGCGGCTGGAGCACCGGCGACCGGATGCGCCGGTACGTCACCGAGGCGCGGGGTCTGGGCGGCGAGGCGGTGACGGCGGCGCTGGCGCAGGCCGGTCTCTCGTCGTCCGAAATTGGTTTCTTCGTGGTGGTTTCGTGCACCGGCTACGCAACGCCCGGGCTGGACATCATGATCGCCGACCAGCTCGGCATGCCCCTCGACGTGCGCCGGCTGCTGGTCGGCCACATGGGTTGCTACGCCGCGATTCCCGGGTTGCAGGCCGCCGCCGACTTCGTGCGGGCCCAGGGCCTGCCCGCGGTGCTGCTCTGCGTCGAGCTGCCCAGCCTGCACCTCCAGCGCTCCGACGACCCGGCGGACCTCCAGACCGTGGTGTCGCACGCCCTGTTCGCCGACGCCGCGGCCGCGCTGGTGATCGAGCCCGACGCCGGTGCGGGGCTGGAGCTGCTGCGCACCACCGCTGCCACCGTCCCCGGCACCGAGGCCCTGATGACCTGGGACGTCACCGCCCACGGCTTCCGCATGGGGCTCTCCCCGAAGGTGCCCGACGTGCTCGCCGGGCAGGTCGCCGAGGCGACCGCCGAGCTGTTGACGCCCTTCGGGCACCGGGCCGGCGACGTGGCCGGCTGGGCGGTGCACCCGGGCGGGCGGCGGATCGTGGACGTCGTCCAGGAGCGGCTGCACCTGCCCGCCGAGCTGGCCGCACCGAGCCGCGAGGTGCTGGACCGGTACGGCAACTGCTCCTCGCCGACGGTGCTGCTGGTGCTGGAGTCGATCCGGCGCGGGCGGCGGCTGGAGTCCGGGGATCCCGTGGTGCTCATGGCTTTCGGGCCCGGACTGACACTGTGCAGCGCTCTTCTGAGAACGGTGTGTTAA
- a CDS encoding amidohydrolase — MNIPEVAPLVAAYADELIDVRRDIHAHPELGFQEMRTTGLVFDRLAKAGLNPQRLSGGTGLWCDIGPAGAGRTVALRADLDALPLPDRCERPWASTHENAAHACGHDVHTTALLGAALALADLHERSPLPGRVRLIFQPAEEKMPGGALKVLGEGLLDGVTRAYGLHCDPRTDVGRIGSRVGPITAAADHVSVTLTGQGGHTSRPHLTQDVVFALAAVVTGVPAALSRRVDPRAGASMVWGRVNSGVAMNAIPSSGEVAGTFRCLDSAVWTIAGSIITDTIQQVVQPYGVRAEVDYKRGVPPTVNDADAVALAEAAVLAEIGEGALELTPQSLGGEDFAWILEKVPGAMVRLGTRTPGGATYDLHRPDFDVDERAIGIGATFLAATAVRDLFSD; from the coding sequence GTGAACATTCCCGAAGTAGCCCCTCTGGTAGCGGCCTACGCCGACGAACTCATCGACGTGCGCCGTGACATCCACGCGCATCCGGAGCTCGGTTTTCAGGAGATGCGCACCACCGGGCTGGTGTTCGACCGTCTGGCGAAGGCGGGCCTGAACCCGCAGCGGCTCTCCGGCGGCACCGGGCTGTGGTGCGACATCGGTCCGGCGGGAGCGGGCCGCACCGTGGCCCTGCGCGCCGACCTGGACGCCCTGCCCCTGCCCGACCGCTGCGAACGGCCGTGGGCGTCCACCCACGAGAACGCCGCCCACGCCTGCGGTCACGACGTGCACACCACCGCCCTGCTCGGCGCCGCGCTCGCCCTGGCCGACCTGCACGAGCGCAGCCCGCTGCCCGGCCGGGTGCGGCTGATCTTCCAGCCCGCCGAGGAGAAGATGCCCGGCGGTGCGCTGAAGGTGCTCGGCGAGGGCCTTCTCGACGGCGTCACCCGGGCCTACGGCCTGCACTGCGACCCGCGTACCGACGTCGGCCGCATCGGTTCCCGGGTGGGCCCGATCACCGCCGCCGCCGACCACGTCAGCGTCACCCTGACCGGCCAGGGCGGTCACACCTCACGCCCGCACCTCACCCAGGACGTGGTGTTCGCGCTGGCCGCCGTGGTCACCGGGGTGCCGGCCGCGCTGTCCCGTCGCGTCGACCCGCGGGCCGGTGCGTCCATGGTCTGGGGCCGGGTCAACTCGGGCGTCGCGATGAACGCCATCCCCAGCTCCGGCGAGGTGGCGGGCACCTTCCGCTGCCTCGACAGCGCGGTGTGGACCATCGCCGGCTCGATCATCACCGACACCATCCAGCAGGTGGTGCAGCCCTACGGGGTGCGGGCCGAGGTGGACTACAAGCGCGGGGTGCCGCCCACCGTCAACGACGCCGACGCGGTGGCGCTGGCCGAGGCCGCGGTGCTGGCCGAGATCGGTGAGGGCGCACTCGAACTCACGCCGCAGAGCCTGGGCGGCGAGGACTTCGCCTGGATCCTCGAGAAGGTGCCGGGCGCGATGGTCCGGCTGGGCACCCGCACGCCCGGCGGCGCCACCTACGACCTGCACCGGCCCGACTTCGACGTGGACGAGCGGGCGATCGGGATCGGCGCGACGTTCCTGGCGGCCACGGCGGTGCGAGACCTGTTCAGCGACTGA
- a CDS encoding BMP family lipoprotein, producing the protein MRRVTKLVAVVAAATFALAACGGGSDDDSSTDAGGSSATSDVKVGLAYDVGGRGDQSFNDSAATGLDKAKSEFGVEAKELEASTGETDTQREERLRLLAQGGYNPVIAVGYAYATALGNVAKEFPDTQFAIIDDSTLADTANVTSLVFAEEQGSYLVGAIAAEASKTGSIGYIGGVNTPLLQKFEAGFTQGAEAVNKDIKVQVKYLSQPPDYSGFGAPDKAETTAQGMIDADADVIYAAAGGSGSGVFKAVKAAGADHWAIGVDSDQYLTAGDDVKDVILTSMLKRVDTSVYDFVKSAVDGKVLTGVQEFDLSDEGIDYSTSNSAVESYEAKADELKKQIIDGDITVSDKP; encoded by the coding sequence GTGCGCCGGGTGACCAAGCTGGTTGCGGTGGTTGCTGCCGCGACCTTCGCCCTCGCCGCCTGTGGCGGCGGGAGTGACGACGACTCGAGCACCGACGCGGGCGGCAGCTCCGCCACGTCCGACGTGAAGGTCGGTCTGGCCTACGACGTCGGCGGCCGCGGTGACCAGTCCTTCAACGACTCCGCCGCGACCGGCCTGGACAAGGCCAAGTCCGAGTTCGGCGTCGAGGCCAAGGAGCTCGAGGCGAGCACCGGTGAGACCGACACCCAGCGCGAGGAGCGGCTTCGTCTGCTCGCGCAGGGCGGTTACAACCCGGTCATCGCCGTCGGTTACGCCTACGCGACCGCCCTGGGCAACGTCGCCAAGGAGTTCCCCGACACCCAGTTCGCCATCATCGACGACTCCACGCTGGCCGACACGGCCAACGTGACCTCGCTGGTGTTCGCCGAGGAGCAGGGCTCGTACCTGGTCGGCGCGATCGCCGCCGAGGCCTCGAAGACCGGCAGCATCGGCTACATCGGCGGCGTGAACACCCCGCTGCTCCAGAAGTTCGAGGCCGGCTTCACCCAGGGCGCCGAGGCCGTGAACAAGGACATCAAGGTTCAGGTCAAGTACCTGAGCCAGCCGCCGGACTACAGCGGCTTCGGTGCTCCGGACAAGGCCGAGACCACGGCGCAGGGCATGATCGACGCCGACGCCGACGTGATCTACGCCGCCGCCGGTGGTTCCGGTTCCGGTGTGTTCAAGGCGGTCAAGGCCGCCGGTGCCGACCACTGGGCGATCGGTGTCGACTCCGACCAGTACCTGACGGCCGGCGACGACGTGAAGGACGTCATCCTCACCTCGATGCTCAAGCGCGTCGACACCTCGGTCTACGACTTCGTGAAGTCGGCCGTGGACGGCAAGGTGCTCACCGGCGTGCAGGAGTTCGACCTGTCCGACGAGGGCATCGACTACTCCACCTCGAACTCGGCCGTCGAGTCGTACGAGGCGAAGGCCGACGAGCTCAAGAAGCAGATCATCGACGGCGACATCACCGTCTCCGACAAGCCGTGA
- a CDS encoding ABC transporter ATP-binding protein, translating to MPESEGAVAGGPSAGEAVPAVELTGITKRFPGVVANHDVNLRVMPGTVHAVVGENGAGKSTLMKTLYGMHKPDEGTITINGETVVLHSPSDAIARGVGMVHQHFMLADNLTVLENVVLGAEPRRWGGFGLNRAAARTKIREIGKQYGLEVDPDALVERLGVGDRQRVEIIKVLYRGARILVLDEPTAVLVPQEVDALFDALNVLKAQGLSIIFISHKLDEVRTVADEITVVRRGTTVATADPKTVSSRQLAELMVGSELPSPQTSESTVTDRPVLEMKSVNLVDDARSLLHDVTLTIHAGEVLGLAGVEGNGQAELVEAIMGMRSVDSGTITLDGDDITTWSTRRRREAGCGYIPEDRHRHGLLLDAPLWENRVLGHQSRKPNVRGPLVDRAGARKDTERIVREYDVRTPSIDVAASALSGGNQQKLIVGREMSGNPKLLIAAHPTRGVDVGAQSAIWDLLRNARAEGLAVLLISADMDELIGLSDSLTVILRGELVAQVDPSTVTPEQLGSAMTGAGEAA from the coding sequence ATGCCCGAGTCGGAAGGCGCGGTGGCCGGCGGGCCGAGCGCGGGTGAGGCCGTCCCCGCGGTCGAGCTCACAGGAATCACCAAGCGGTTCCCCGGTGTCGTCGCCAACCATGACGTGAACCTCCGGGTGATGCCCGGCACGGTGCACGCGGTGGTCGGTGAGAACGGCGCCGGCAAGTCCACGCTGATGAAGACCCTGTACGGCATGCACAAGCCGGACGAGGGCACGATCACCATCAACGGCGAGACCGTCGTGCTGCACAGCCCGTCCGACGCGATCGCGCGCGGCGTCGGCATGGTGCACCAGCACTTCATGCTGGCCGACAACCTGACCGTGCTGGAGAACGTGGTGCTCGGGGCCGAGCCCCGGCGCTGGGGCGGGTTCGGCCTGAACCGCGCCGCCGCTCGCACGAAGATCCGCGAGATCGGCAAGCAGTACGGCCTGGAGGTCGACCCCGACGCACTGGTCGAGCGCCTCGGCGTGGGAGACCGGCAGCGGGTCGAGATCATCAAGGTGCTCTACCGCGGCGCCCGCATCCTGGTGCTCGACGAGCCCACCGCCGTGCTGGTGCCGCAGGAGGTCGACGCCCTGTTCGACGCCCTGAACGTGCTGAAGGCGCAGGGCCTGTCGATCATCTTCATCTCGCACAAGCTCGACGAGGTCCGCACGGTCGCCGACGAGATCACCGTCGTGCGCCGCGGCACCACCGTCGCCACCGCCGACCCCAAGACGGTCAGCTCGCGCCAGCTCGCCGAGCTGATGGTCGGCAGCGAGCTGCCCTCGCCGCAGACCAGCGAGTCCACGGTCACCGACCGGCCGGTGCTGGAGATGAAGAGCGTCAATCTGGTGGACGACGCCAGGTCGCTCCTGCACGACGTCACGCTGACCATCCACGCCGGTGAGGTGCTGGGGCTGGCCGGGGTCGAGGGCAACGGCCAGGCCGAGCTGGTCGAGGCGATCATGGGTATGCGCTCCGTCGACAGCGGCACGATCACGCTGGACGGCGACGACATCACCACCTGGTCCACCCGCCGCCGTCGCGAGGCGGGCTGCGGCTACATCCCCGAGGACCGGCACCGGCACGGCCTGCTCCTGGACGCCCCGCTGTGGGAGAACCGGGTGCTGGGCCACCAGAGCCGCAAGCCGAACGTCCGTGGTCCGCTGGTCGACCGGGCCGGGGCCCGCAAGGACACCGAGCGCATCGTGCGCGAGTACGACGTGCGCACCCCCTCGATCGACGTCGCCGCGTCCGCCCTGTCGGGCGGTAACCAGCAGAAGCTGATCGTCGGCCGGGAGATGAGCGGCAACCCCAAGCTGCTGATCGCCGCCCACCCCACCCGGGGCGTCGACGTCGGCGCCCAGTCGGCGATCTGGGACCTGCTGCGCAATGCCCGGGCCGAGGGCCTGGCCGTGCTGCTGATCAGTGCCGACATGGACGAGCTGATCGGCCTTTCCGACAGCCTCACCGTGATCCTGCGCGGTGAGCTGGTCGCCCAGGTCGACCCGTCGACCGTCACTCCCGAACAACTCGGCTCCGCGATGACCGGGGCCGGTGAGGCTGCGTGA